In the genome of Macrobrachium nipponense isolate FS-2020 chromosome 42, ASM1510439v2, whole genome shotgun sequence, one region contains:
- the LOC135213353 gene encoding salivary glue protein Sgs-3-like, protein MTTPAATTTTQSPTTTTPAATTTTQPPTTTTPAATTTTHHQPQTSPAATNNNCWHQHKPQQQPQTNQSPTNTTPAATKTTNHNPHQPPQNHNYSIRNHHNPASTTTVNHTTTTAAATTTTPATTTTTPAATTTTPAATTTTPAATTTTTAATTTTPAATTTTPAATTTTTAETTTTPAATTAATTTTPAATTTTPATTTTTPSPTTSTPATTTTTQSPTTTTPAATTTPQSPTTTTQSPTTTTPAATTTPSPTTTTPAATTTTPSPTTTTHTTTTTTHQTTTQPLQQTMTTPAGKPQQLNHQPPQPLQQPQQLNHQPPQPLQQP, encoded by the coding sequence ATGACAACccctgcagcaaccacaacaactcaatcaccaaccaccacaacccctgcagcaaccacaacaactcaaccaccaaccaccacaacccctgcagcaaccacaacaactcatcACCAACCACAAACTAGCCCTGCAGCAACCAACAACAACTGCTGGCATCAACACAAACCCCAGCAGCAACCACAAACAAATCAATCACCAACCAATACAACCCctgcagcaacaaaaacaaccaatCACAATCCACATCAACCCCCGCAGAACCACAACTACTCAATCAGAAACCACCACAACCCCGCATCAACCACAACAGTCAATCACACCACCACAACTgctgcagcaacaacaacaacccctgCAACAACCACCACAACCCCTGCAGCAACCACCACAACccctgcagcaaccacaacaacccctgcagcaaccacaacaacCACTGCAGCAACCACCACAACCCCTGCAGCAACCACCACAACCCCTGCAGCAACCACCACAACCACTGCAGAAACCACAACAACCCCTGCAGCAACCACTGCAGCAACCACCACAACCCCTGCAGCAACCACCACAACCCCtgcaacaaccacaacaactccgTCACCAACCACATCAACCCCTGCAACAACCACAACCACTCAATCACCAACCACAACAACccctgcagcaaccacaacacctcaatcaccaaccacaacaactcaatcaccaaccaccacaacccctgcagcaaccacaactccatcaccaaccaccacaacccctgcagcaaccacaacaactccatcaccaaccaccacaacccatacaacaaccacaacaactcaccaaACCACCACACAACCCCTGCAACAAACCATGACAACCCCTGCTGGCAAGCCACAACAACTCAATCACCAACCACCACAACccctgcagcaaccacaacaactcaaccACCAACCACCACAACCCCTGCAACAACCATGA
- the LOC135213352 gene encoding mucin-2-like, whose amino-acid sequence MPTQLNLQPPQPRSTNPTYSKAKNKQPTAATTTKTPSPTTTPLLHPNQNPAAKPLHSPNHPNPKPATANNSISNHKQPQAANHSTPSPTTINPSCNHNIHLQPQQPLLQLTNNSILQPQQPRLQTTSKLPSPTDNNPAATSNPRTPSPTTTTPAATTTTPAATTTTPSPTTTTPAATTTTPSPTTTTLQQPLHLQPQQPLQQPQQLHLQPQQPLIQQDNPTPSPTQTIPASPNHSSPTTQPLRNHKQLPMLPTTTIPAATTPSPTTTTPTATTTTPSPTTTIPAATTPSPTTTSPAATTTTLPPTTTSPAATTTTPSQTTSTPAATTTPSLNTTNPTPACNHKQPPSPTTTTPTATTTTPSPTTTNPAATTPSPTTTTPTATTTTPTLSPTTTTPTATTTTPSPTTTTPAATTTTPSPTTTTPTATTTTPSPTTTTPAATTTTTTPSPTTTTPTATITTPSPTRTTPAATTTPSPTTTTPAATTPSPTTTTPTATTITPSPNTTNPAATTTPSPTTTTPAATRTTASPTTTTPSQTTSTPAATTTTSSPSTTTTAATTTTPSPTTTTPAATTTTPSPTTTTPAATTTTPTPSPTTTTPAATTTTPSPTTTTPAATTTTPSPTTTTPAATTTTPAATTTTKPPTTTTPSTTTTTPSPTTTTSAATTTTPSPTTTTPTANTNNATTTQSPTTTTPTAITTSSQTTTNIDSTKTTPSPTTTSSSATTTTPSLTTTSPAATITTPSPTTTTPAATTTTSSATMNPSPPTSTPAQTTTSSTLTTTTLSRTPTTTAAGPTTTQPSALPTTTPTPTTISAQQRRLAIFSRALGLLMRLAARLRGQSGKRHKRNALNYSIDTSVSGNLTISPYCGVQTSVAGSTAEVISTLVDYFNNLQTSTSPDEAECMTSLLSEVVTKLESGEIANITDAALAAKIDNTTLMLSTLIQQLEGQASTAASAITSSQTNTTQSPTTTTPSPSTKTPAATTTTPSPTTTTAEATTTPSQATTPSSTTTPPITTTFPATTSVATTTTPSPTTKTPAATTKNPPTTTTPSPTATTPASTTKTPSQTTITPAATTTTPSPTSTTPAATTTTPSPTTTTTATTKTTPPPTTTTPEATTTTPTPTKTNPAATTTTPSQTTSTPAATTTKSHTTTPAATTTTPSPTTTTPSPTTTPTASTTTTSAATTTKSHTTTTAATTTKPSPTTTTQAATTTTPVATTTPSPITTTQAATTTTPVATTTPSPTTTTQAATTTTPAATTTKSHTTTTAATTTTPSPTTTNPAATTTTPVATTTPSPITTTLAATTTTPFPATTTRTPSPTTTTHAATTTNLSPATTTPAATTTTLSPTTTTPASTTTTPSPTTTISAATTTTPSPTTTTSVATTTPSPTTTTPAANTKTQSPTTTTPAATTTTQSTTKTTPSATTTSPSPTTTTHAATTISPSPTTTTPAATTTTAATPSPTTTTQSPSTSTPAATTTTPSPTTTTQLPTTTTQSPTTSTPAATTTTQSPTTTTQSPTTTTPAATTTQSPTTTTPAATTTTQSPTTTTKSPTTTTFASTTSTPAATTTTPSPTTTTQSPTTTTPAITNYNNPCSNHNSITNHHNSCSNHNISITNHQNPCSNHNNPCSNYNSITNHNNSIPNQKTTTAATTTTPAALTTTQSPTTTTTPTPSQTTSTPAATTTTPSPTTTTPAVTTTTQSPTTTTPAATTTTQSPTTTTPAVTTTTQSPTTTTPAATTTTQSPTTTTPAATTTTTTQSPTTTTPAATTTSPSPTTTTPAATTTTAAATTTTHAATTTPSPTTTTKSPTKTTTAATTTTTAALTTTQSPTTTTTPTPSQTTSTPAVTTTTQSPTTTTPAATTTTQSPTTTTPAATTTNAAATTTTHAATTTPSPTTTIKSPTKTTTAATTTTPARAHNNSITNHHNPCSNHYNSITNHHNPCSNHNNSITNHHNSCSNHNNSIINHNSCSNHNSITSHHNPAATTTTPSPTTTTPAATTTTQSQTSTTPAATTTTQSPTSTTPTATTTTPSPTTTTPAATTTTPSPTTTTPAETTTQSPTTTTPTEQQQSNHQTTTTPLATTTTQSPTSTTPTATTTTQSQTSTTPAVTTTTQSPTSTTPTATTTTQSQTSTTPTATTTTQSQTSTTPTATTTTQSQTSTTPTATTTTQSQTSTTPTATTTTPSPTTTTPTATTTIPSSTMTTPTATTTTQSPTTTTPTATTTQSPTTTTPATTTTTSSPTSTTPVVTTTSSATKNPSPPTSTPAQTTTSSTLTITTLSLTPTTTAAAPTTTQPSAPPTTTPTLTTPISAQQRRLAIFSRALGLLMRLAARLRGQSGKRHKRNALNYSIDTSVSGNLTISPYCGVQTSVTGSTAEVISTLVDYFNNLQTSTSPDEAECMTLLLSEVVIKLESGEIANITDEALAAKIDNTTLMLSSLIKQLEGQASTASSTISSSQTTTTQSPTTTPPSPTTTTPAATTTIAAATTTSQSQTTTTPAETSTTQPPTTTSHAATTTTQSPTTTTPAATTTIQSPTTTTQSPTTTTPAATTTTQLPTTKTPAATTTTQSPTTTTPAAATTTAAATTTTPATTTTIPAATTTTPAATTTKPLQHHNNHYSNHHKNPCSNHHNPCSNRHNPLQKPQPLQQPPQPLQQPPQPLQQPQQLRHQPPQPSQQLQQLNH is encoded by the exons ATGCCAACACAACTCAATCTCCAACCACCACAACCCCGCT CAACAAACCCAACCTACTCCAAGGCAAAAAACAAACAACCAACAGCTGCAACCACAACAAAAACTCCATCTCCAACCACCACACCCCTGCTCCACCCCAACCAAAATCCTGCAGCCAAACCACTCCATTCTCCAAACCACCCCAACCCCAAGCCTGCAACCGCCAACAACTCCATCTCCAACCACAAACAACCCCAAGCTGCAAACCACAGCACTCCATCTCCAACCACAATAAACCCCAGCTGCAACCACAACATCCATCTCCAACCACAACAACCCCTGCTGCAACTCACCAACAACTCCATCCTCCAACCGCAACAACCCCGACTGCAAACCACAAGCAAACTTCCATCTCCAACCGACAACAACCCAGCTGCAACCAGCAACCCCCGAACTCCATCTCCAACCACAACAACccctgcagcaaccacaacaacaCCTGCtgcaaccacaacaactccatcTCCAACTACAACAACccctgcagcaaccacaacaactccatcTCCAACCACAACAACCCTGCAGCAACCACTCCATCTCCAACCACAACAACCCCTacagcaaccacaacaactccatcTCCAACCACAACAACCCCTAATCCAGCAAGACAACCCAACTCCATCTCCAACCCAAACAATCCCTGCAAGCCCCAACCACTCCTCTCCAACCACACAACCCCTACGCAACCACAAACAACTCCCCATGCTCCCAACCACAACAATCCCTGCAGCAACCACTCCATCTCCAACCACAACAACCCCTacagcaaccacaacaactccatcTCCAACCACAACAATCCCTGCAGCAACCACTCCATCTCCAACTACAACATCCCCTGCTGCAACCACAACAACTCTACCTCCAACCACAACAAGCCCTGCTGCGACCACAACAACTCCATCACAAACAACATCAACCCCTGCAGCAACAACAACTCCATCTCtaaacacaaccaacccaaccccAGCTTGCAACCACAAACAACCTCCATCTCCAACCACAACAACCCCTacagcaaccacaacaactccatcTCCAACCACAACAAACCCTGCAGCAACCACTCCATCTCCAACCACAACAACCCCTacagcaaccacaacaactcc aactctatctccaaccacaacaacccctacagcaaccacaacaactccatctccaaccacaacaacccctgcagcaaccacaacaactccatctccaaccacaacaacccctacagcaaccacaacaactccatctccaaccacaacaacccctgcagcaaccacaacaa CAACCACTCCATCTCCAACCACAACAACCCCTACAGCAACCATAACAACTCCATCTCCAACCAGAACAACCCCTGCAGCAACCACAACTCCATCTCCAACCACAACAACCCCTGCAGCAACCACTCCATCTCCAACCACAACAACCCCCACAGCAACCACAATAACTCCATCTCCAAACACAACAAACCCTGCAGCAACCACAACTCCATCTCCAACTACAACAACTCCTGCTGCAACCAGAACAACTGCATCTccaaccacaacaactccatcACAAACTACATCAACCCCTGCAGCAACAACTACAACTTCATCTCCAAGCACAACAACCACAGCtgcaaccacaacaactccatctccaaccacaacaacccctgctgcaaccacaacaactccatctccaaccacaacaaccccagctgcaaccacaacaactcc aactccatctccaaccacaacaaccccagctgcaaccacaacaactccatcTCCAACGACAACAACCCCAGCtgcaaccacaacaactccatctccaaccacaacaacccctgcagcaaccacaacaacacctgcagcaaccacaacaactAAACCTCCAACCACAACAACCCCATCTACAACCACAACAACGCCATCTCCAACCACAACAACCTCAGCtgcaaccacaacaactccatcTCCAACCACAACAACCCCTACTGCAAACACCAACAAT GCCACTACAACTCAATCACCAACCACAACAACCCCTACTGCAATCACAACATCTTCACAAACCACAACAAACATTGATTCAACAAAGACAACTCCATCTCCAACCACAACATCCTCTTCAGCTACCACAACAACTCCATCTCTAACCACAACATCCCCTGCTGCAACCATAACAACTCCATCACCAACCACAACAACCCCAGCTGCAACCACAACAACCTCATCAGCAACCATGAATCCATCACCACCCACATCTACCCCAGCTCAAACTACAACATCCTCAACTCTAACCACAACAACTCTTTCCCGGACACCAACCACAACAGCAGCAGGTCCAACTACAACTCAACCATCAGCTCTTCCtacaaccactccaactccaacTACCATCTCAG CTCAACAGAGACGACTTGCAATCTTTAGTAGAGCACTAGGCCTCTTAATGAGATTGGCAGCGAGACTGAGAGGCCAATCGGGGAAGAGACACAAAAGGAATGCCTTGAACTATAGCATAGATACATCAGTTTCTGGAAACCTGACGATATCACCATACTGTGGTGTGCAAACCTCAGTCGCAGGCTCCACTGCAGAGGTCATCAGCACTTTAGTTGATTACTTCAACAATTTACAAACAAGCACTTCACCTGACGAGGCTGAATGCATGACTTCATTGCTCTCAGAAGTAGTTACAAAGTTGGAAAGTGGAGAAATCGCTAATATTACAGATGCGGCTTTGGCAGCCAAAATCGACAACACTACCTTGATGCTATCTACACTTATACAACAACTGGAAGGACAAGCGTCAACAG CAGCATCTGCCATAACTTCTTCTCAAACCAACACAACtcaatcaccaacaacaacaactccatCACCATCCACCAAAACccctgcagcaaccacaacaactccatcACCAACCACCACAACCGCTGAAGCAACCACAACTCCTTCACAAGCAACAACTCCTTCATCAACCACAACTCCACCAATCACGACTACATTTCCAGCCACAACATCTGtagcaaccacaacaactccatcACCAACCACCAAAACCCCTGCAGCAACCACAAAAAATCCTCCAACCACAACAACACCATCTCCAACCGCAACAACCCCTGCTTCAACCACAAAAACTCCATCTCAAACCACAATAACccctgcagcaaccacaacaacaccatccccaacctcaacaacccctgcagcaaccacaacaactccatctccaaccacaacaaccactgcaacaaccaaaacaactccACCTCCAACCACAACAACCCCTGAAGCAACTACAACAACTCCAACTCCAACCAAAACAAACCCTGCAGCAACCACAACGACTCCATCTCAAACCACATCAACCCCTGCAGCAACCACAACTAAATCTCACACCACAACCCCTGCAGCAACTACAACAACGCCATCTccaaccacaacaactccatcTCCAACCACAACACCCACTGCATCAACCACAACAACCTCTGCAGCAACCACAACTAAATCTCACACCACAACCACTGCAGCAACTACAACAAAACCATCTCCAACTACAACAACCCAAGCAGCAACCACAACAACCCCTGTAGCAACTACAACTCCATCTCCAATCACAACAACCCAAGCAGCAACCACAACAACCCCTGTAGCAACTACAACTCCATCTCCAACCACAACAACCCAAGCAGCAACCACAACAACCCCTGCAGCAACCACAACTAAATCTCACACCACAACCACTGCAGCAACTACAACAACACCATCCCCAACCACAACAAAccctgcagcaaccacaacaacCCCTGTAGCAACTACAACTCCATCTCCAATCACAACAACCCTTGCTGCaaccacaacaacaccatttcCTGCAACAACTACAAGAACtccatctccaacaacaacaacccatgcAGCAACCACAACAAATCTATCCCCAGCCACAACAACccctgcagcaaccacaacaacaCTATCCCCAACCACAACAACCCCTGCTTCTACCACAACAACCCCATCCCCTACCACAACAATCTctgcagcaaccacaacaactccatcTCCAACCACAACAACCTCTGTAGCAACTACAACTCCATCTCCAACCACAACAACCCCAGCAGCAAACACAAAAACTCAATCACCAACCACCACAACccctgcagcaaccacaacaactcaatctacaactaaaacaacccctTCAGCAACCACAACATCTCCATCACCAACCACCACAACCCATGCAGCAACCACAATATCTCCATCACCAACCACCACAACccctgcagcaaccacaacaactGCTGCAACTCCATcaccaaccacaacaactcaatcaCCATCCACCTCAACccctgcagcaaccacaacaactccatcACCAACCACAACAACACAATTACCAACCACCACAACTCAATCACCAACCACATCAACAcctgcagcaaccacaacaactcaatcaccaaccacaacaactcaatcaccaaccaccacaacccctgcagcaaccacaactcaatcaccaaccaccacaacccctgcagcaaccacaacaacCCAATCACCAACCACAACAACTAAATCACCAACGACCACAACATTTGCATCAACTACATCAACCCCAgcagcaaccacaacaactccatcaccaaccacaacaactcaatcaCCAACCACCACAACCCCTGCA ATCACCAATTACAACAATCCCTGCAGCAACCACAACTCAAtcaccaaccaccacaactcctgcagcaaccacaacatctccatcaccaaccaccaaaacccctgcagcaaccacaacaacCCCTGCAGCAACTACAACTCCATcaccaaccacaacaactcaatccccaaccaaaaaacaaccactgcagcaaccacaacaacCCCTGCAGCGCTCACAACAACTCAATCACCAACCACCACAACCACACCAACTCCATCACAAACCACATCAACccctgcagcaaccacaacaactccatcACCAACCACCACAACCCCTGCAGTAACCACTACAACTCAATCACCAACCACCACAACccctgcagcaaccacaacaactcaatcaCCAACCACCACAACCCCTGCAGTAACCACTACAACTCAATCACCAACCACCACAACccctgcagcaaccacaacaactcaatcaccaaccaccacaacccctgcagcaaccacaa CAACCACAACTCAAtcaccaaccaccacaactcctgcagcaaccacaacatctccatcaccaaccaccacaacccctgcagcaaccacaacaactgctgcagcaaccacaacaacCCATGCAGCAACTACAACTCCATCACCAACCACAACAACTAAATCCCCAACCAAAACAACCActgcagcaaccacaacaacCACTGCAGCGCTCACAACAACTCAATCACCAACCACCACAACCACACCAACTCCATCACAAACCACATCAACCCCTGCAGTAACCACTACAACTCAATCACCAACCACCACAACccctgcagcaaccacaacaactcaatcaccaaccaccacaactcctgcagcaaccacaacaaatgctgcagcaaccacaacaacCCATGCAGCAACTACAACTCCATCACCAACCACAACAATTAAATCCCCAACCAAAACAACCActgcagcaaccacaacaacCCCTGCACGCGCTCACAACAACTCAATCACCAACCACCACAACCCCTGCAGTAACCACTACAACTCAATCACCAACCACCACAACccctgcagcaaccacaacaactcaatcaccaaccaccacaactcctgcagcaaccacaacaactccatcATCAACCACAATTCCTGCAGCAACCACAACTCAATCACCAGCCACCACAACCctgctgcaacaacaacaactccatcaccaaccaccacaacccctgcagcaaccacaacaactcaatcaCAAACCTCAACAACccctgcagcaaccacaacaactcaatcaCCAACCTCGACAACTCCTacagcaaccacaacaactccatcaccaaccaccacaacccctgcagcaacaacaacaactccatCACCAACCACCACAACCCCTGCAGAAACCACAACTCAATCACCAACCACGACAACCCCTaca GAACAACAACAATCAAATCACCAAACCACGACAACCCCTCtagcaaccacaacaactcaatcaCCAACCTCGACAACTCCTacagcaaccacaacaactcaatcaCAAACCTCAACAACTCCTGCAGtaaccacaacaactcaatcaCCAACCTCGACAACTCCTacagcaaccacaacaactcaatcaCAAACCTCAACAACTCCTacagcaaccacaacaactcaatcaCAAACCTCAACAACTCCTacagcaaccacaacaactcaatcaCAAACCTCAACAACTCCTacagcaaccacaacaactcaatcaCAAACCTCAACAACTCCTacagcaaccacaacaactccatcACCAACCACGACAACCCCTACAGCAACCACAACAATTCCATCATCAACCATGACAACCCCTacagcaaccacaacaactcaatcaCCAACCACGACAACCCCTACAGCAACCACAACTCAATCACCAACCACAACAACCCCtgcaacaaccacaacaacatcATCACCAACCTCAACAACCCCTGTAGTAACAACAACTTCATCAGCAACCAAGAATCCATCACCACCCACATCTACCCCAGCTCAAACTACAACATCCTCAACTCTAACCATAACAACTCTTTCCCTGACACCAACCACAACAGCAGCAGCTCCAACTACAACTCAACCATCAGCTCCTCCTACAACCACTCCAACTCTAACTACTCCCATATCAG CTCAACAGAGACGACTTGCAATCTTTAGTAGAGCACTAGGCCTCTTAATGAGATTGGCAGCGAGACTGAGAGGCCAATCGGGGAAGAGACACAAAAGGAATGCCTTGAACTATAGCATAGATACATCAGTTTCTGGAAACCTGACGATATCACCATACTGTGGTGTGCAAACTTCAGTCACAGGCTCCACTGCAGAGGTCATCAGCACTTTAGTTGATTACTTCAACAATTTACAAACAAGCACTTCACCTGACGAGGCTGAATGCATGACTTTATTGCTCTCAGAAGTAGTTATAAAGTTGGAAAGTGGAGAAATCGCTAATATTACAGATGAGGCTTTGGCAGCCAAAATCGACAACACTACCTTGATGCTATCTTCACTTATAAAACAACTGGAAGGACAAGCGTCAACAG CATCATCTACCATATCTTCTTCACAAACCACCACAACTCAATCACCAACTACAACACCTCCAtcaccaaccaccacaactcctgcagcaaccacaacaaTTGCTGCAGCAACCACAACAAGTCAATCACAAACCACAACAACCCCTGCAGAAACCTCAACAACTCAACCACCAACCACCACATCCCAtgcagcaaccacaacaactcaatcaccaaccaccacaacccctgcagcaaccacaacaattcaatcaccaaccacaacaactcaatcaccaaccaccacaacccctgcagcaaccacaacaactcaattACCAACCACCAAAACccctgcagcaaccacaacaactcaatcaCCAACCACCACAACCCCAGCAGCAGCCACAACAACTgctgcagcaacaacaacaacccctgCAACAACCACCACAATCCCTGCAGCAACCACCACAACccctgcagcaaccacaacaaAACCCCTGCAGCACCACAACAACCATTACAGCAACCACCACAAAAACCCCTGCAGCAACCACCACAACCCCTGCAGCAACCGCCACAACCCACTGCAAAAGCCACAACCCCTGCAGCAACCACCACAACCCCTGCAGCAACCACCACAACccctgcagcaaccacaacaactccgTCACCAACCACCACAACCCTCGcagcaactacaacaactcaATCACTAA